The Porphyrobacter sp. HT-58-2 genome has a window encoding:
- a CDS encoding inositol monophosphatase family protein: MSALDDEIRDLMRFAAQRSMLPRFRQLAAHEVEMKGADDPVTIVDREVEGFLTEALTRLAPGVAVVGEEAAHADPAVLEHLSGQCWIIDPLDGTANFAEGKEPFGIIIALADGGEAVAGWIYDPVKDRFCHARRGEGAFVNGDKVAARTTGHEQPVTAVSRIFLTPEQSAMVDAKLAPHYTLVDIPRCAAEQYPRLALGENDISSFKRTLAWDHAAGVLWLNEAGGKAARLDGSAYRVDQHDAPGLVGASNPAIWDAFVARVTG, encoded by the coding sequence ATGAGTGCGCTCGACGACGAGATTCGCGATCTGATGCGCTTTGCTGCGCAGCGTTCAATGCTTCCGCGTTTTCGCCAACTTGCCGCGCACGAGGTGGAAATGAAGGGCGCGGACGATCCCGTGACCATCGTTGACCGCGAAGTGGAAGGCTTTCTGACCGAAGCCCTCACCCGCCTTGCCCCCGGGGTCGCAGTGGTGGGCGAAGAGGCCGCGCACGCCGACCCTGCGGTGCTTGAACACCTCTCGGGCCAGTGCTGGATCATTGATCCTCTCGACGGCACGGCCAACTTTGCGGAAGGCAAGGAACCCTTCGGGATCATCATCGCCCTTGCCGATGGGGGAGAGGCCGTTGCAGGGTGGATCTATGATCCGGTGAAGGACCGTTTCTGCCACGCGCGGCGCGGCGAAGGGGCGTTTGTAAACGGCGACAAGGTCGCGGCCCGCACCACTGGTCACGAACAGCCGGTCACTGCGGTCAGCCGTATCTTCCTCACCCCAGAACAATCCGCGATGGTCGACGCAAAACTTGCACCCCATTACACCTTGGTCGACATCCCACGCTGCGCCGCCGAGCAGTATCCGCGTCTGGCGCTGGGCGAGAACGACATATCCAGCTTCAAGCGCACGCTCGCATGGGATCACGCGGCAGGTGTGCTGTGGCTCAATGAAGCGGGCGGCAAGGCGGCGCGACTTGACGGCAGCGCCTACCGGGTCGACCAGCACGATGCGCCCGGCCTCGTGGGCGCGTCGAACCCGGCCATCTGGGACGCGTTCGTCGCGCGGGTAACGGGTTGA
- the addB gene encoding double-strand break repair protein AddB has protein sequence MARWLTLDRLIAEERAGEGMEPLPGRARLNLAREMARTMDRLLVEEKAGDDLLGDGVIDRLGDLAGHWQHSVRLFARVNARWQAELVTRGQVDAATRRNLLFAHAARRWREAPPPRPIIAAGVTSAAPALVRLLRVIADLPQGAVVLPDLDLAMDDAAWAELGRAGAADVPEGDVFGAEDALSHPQYHLKLLLNRMGVNRAEVQAWHRRGAAAAEPARARAISSLFLPPLASRAWVGLAADRRRLAGVRLLTSATIEEEAQAIALLVREALEQPEKRIAFVTADRGLARRVVQHCERWNIAADDSAGRPLSLTPAGRLFGLLAEIAAKGPDPANLVAAFAHPLVRAWDAEARRVWLRGLRAFDHKLRGPSPAPGFEPLRKKAKEAMVEDWWDEAETIVAPLTDWPAQIPLAEALTRLSAVAEAFARSAIWEREDGRALGTMIEELRGHAEAACTMIETADLAGALRDCMNEVAVRPGYGGHPRVAIYGLLEARMARADLLICGGLNEGSWPQPPGADALLAPAILRALGVPGAEFRIGLAAHDLAGCLGAPEVVLSRALRDAEGPTLPSRFLLRVEALLGDDLEKEHRERAIPALLPHLDRLRPPEPPYPRPAPDPSPELRNVPIKVTALDRLLGDPYQFYAQAILDLRQLDPLNADPFSDPALRGTLVHAILDKWHKARLIDRDLAIAPFAESHFAAERVHPLFRALWQPRLIAALERFAGWVQESEAEGRTVLASEISGEMTVEGVKVQGRADRIDQLADGSLAIVDYKTGAPPPKKQVLAGYALQLGLLGLIARDGQFANGKTGQVVAGMPTRFEYWSLSKPKKKDAEGFGYRETPMLEGKAKTGLEPDHYLPFHEDKLAEAITSYIKGNKPFTARENPDYKGYNEYDQLMRLEEWLVRLTDKEGGA, from the coding sequence GTGGCGCGCTGGCTGACGCTTGATCGATTGATAGCCGAGGAGCGCGCCGGAGAGGGGATGGAACCATTGCCAGGGCGCGCGCGGCTCAATCTCGCCCGGGAAATGGCGCGGACGATGGATCGGCTGCTGGTTGAGGAAAAGGCAGGCGATGACCTCCTTGGCGACGGGGTGATCGACAGGCTGGGCGATCTGGCCGGGCATTGGCAGCACTCGGTGCGCCTGTTCGCGCGGGTCAATGCCCGCTGGCAGGCGGAACTGGTCACCCGCGGGCAGGTCGATGCGGCGACCCGGCGCAATCTGCTGTTTGCCCATGCTGCGCGTCGCTGGAGGGAGGCTCCGCCGCCGCGACCGATTATCGCTGCCGGAGTGACTAGCGCCGCGCCCGCGCTGGTACGGTTGCTCAGGGTCATTGCCGATCTACCGCAAGGTGCGGTGGTTCTGCCCGATCTCGATCTGGCGATGGATGATGCCGCGTGGGCTGAACTTGGCCGAGCCGGCGCTGCCGATGTCCCCGAAGGTGACGTGTTCGGGGCCGAGGATGCACTCAGCCACCCGCAATATCATCTCAAGCTGTTACTGAACCGTATGGGGGTGAACCGGGCCGAAGTGCAGGCATGGCACAGGCGCGGCGCGGCGGCGGCCGAACCTGCGCGCGCGCGGGCGATTTCCTCGCTGTTCCTGCCTCCACTGGCCAGCCGTGCGTGGGTAGGGCTGGCGGCGGATAGACGACGGCTGGCCGGTGTGCGGTTGTTGACCAGCGCCACCATCGAGGAAGAGGCGCAGGCCATTGCGCTGCTGGTGCGCGAGGCACTGGAGCAGCCAGAAAAGCGCATCGCCTTCGTCACCGCCGATCGCGGTCTTGCCCGCCGCGTGGTGCAGCATTGCGAACGCTGGAACATCGCCGCCGACGATTCCGCTGGTCGCCCGCTGTCGCTGACCCCGGCCGGGCGCCTGTTCGGGCTGCTGGCAGAAATTGCCGCCAAAGGCCCCGATCCTGCCAATCTTGTCGCGGCTTTCGCGCATCCACTGGTGCGAGCATGGGACGCAGAGGCGCGGCGCGTTTGGCTGAGGGGACTGCGCGCTTTCGACCATAAATTGCGCGGGCCATCGCCTGCGCCTGGCTTTGAACCTCTGCGCAAGAAGGCGAAGGAGGCGATGGTCGAAGATTGGTGGGACGAGGCCGAGACTATTGTCGCGCCGCTCACCGATTGGCCCGCACAGATTCCGCTCGCCGAAGCCTTGACCCGTCTATCCGCTGTTGCCGAGGCCTTCGCTCGTTCCGCGATATGGGAGCGCGAGGATGGGCGCGCGCTCGGCACCATGATCGAGGAATTGCGCGGGCATGCCGAAGCTGCTTGCACCATGATCGAGACTGCTGATCTCGCTGGGGCTCTGCGCGATTGCATGAACGAGGTGGCAGTGCGCCCCGGCTATGGCGGCCATCCGCGTGTGGCGATTTACGGATTGCTCGAAGCGCGAATGGCGCGTGCCGATCTGCTCATTTGTGGCGGTCTCAATGAGGGTAGCTGGCCGCAGCCCCCCGGCGCCGATGCGCTGCTGGCCCCGGCGATCCTGCGCGCGTTGGGCGTGCCAGGGGCGGAGTTCCGCATCGGCCTTGCTGCGCATGACCTCGCCGGCTGTCTGGGTGCGCCAGAAGTGGTGCTGAGCCGCGCTCTGCGCGATGCGGAAGGGCCGACACTGCCCTCGCGCTTTCTGCTGCGGGTTGAAGCGTTGCTCGGCGATGACCTCGAAAAGGAGCATCGTGAGCGAGCGATCCCGGCACTGCTGCCGCACCTTGACCGGTTGCGTCCGCCTGAACCGCCCTATCCGCGCCCTGCGCCTGACCCCTCGCCGGAATTGCGCAATGTTCCGATCAAGGTGACAGCACTCGACCGTCTGCTGGGTGATCCCTACCAGTTTTACGCGCAGGCCATCCTTGATCTCAGGCAGCTCGATCCGCTCAATGCCGATCCATTCAGCGATCCGGCGCTGCGCGGGACGCTTGTGCATGCCATTCTCGACAAGTGGCACAAGGCGAGGCTCATCGATCGCGATCTTGCCATCGCCCCCTTTGCCGAAAGCCATTTCGCCGCCGAGCGAGTCCACCCGCTATTCCGGGCGCTATGGCAACCGCGCCTGATTGCCGCGCTCGAACGGTTTGCTGGCTGGGTGCAGGAGAGCGAGGCGGAAGGGCGCACGGTGCTGGCGAGCGAGATTTCGGGCGAGATGACCGTTGAAGGGGTCAAGGTGCAAGGCCGCGCAGACCGGATCGACCAGCTCGCTGACGGCAGTCTCGCGATTGTCGATTACAAGACTGGTGCTCCGCCTCCCAAGAAGCAGGTGCTGGCGGGGTATGCGCTGCAACTCGGGCTGCTTGGTCTGATTGCCCGCGACGGGCAGTTTGCCAATGGCAAGACCGGGCAGGTCGTAGCCGGCATGCCGACCAGGTTCGAATACTGGTCACTCAGCAAGCCGAAGAAGAAGGACGCGGAAGGCTTCGGCTATCGTGAAACGCCCATGTTGGAAGGCAAGGCCAAGACCGGCCTGGAGCCCGACCATTACCTGCCTTTCCACGAGGATAAGCTCGCCGAAGCGATTACCAGCTATATCAAGGGGAACAAGCCCTTCACCGCGCGCGAGAATCCCGATTACAAAGGTTATAACGAATATGACCAGCTGATGCGGCTGGAGGAGTGGCTTGTGCGCCTGACCGATAAGGAGGGCGGGGCATGA
- the argJ gene encoding bifunctional glutamate N-acetyltransferase/amino-acid acetyltransferase ArgJ has translation MQIDRSPLARPFPAMPMIAGVSLRVARARYKTWDRCDLTFAELAEGTAAAGVFTKSACASSEVELGREALKLGRARALVVNAGNSNAFTGWRGRAAVEAIRAQVSGALGCGLDEVFVSSTGVIGVPLPIDKAEAGIAAALAAEPCGWEEAANAIGTTDTFAKGAGASAMVGGQRVEFAGIIKGSGMIAPDMATMLGYIFTDADIAPAFLQEALECANAATFSCITVDGDTSTSDTVLVFATGKAGNARIESWDSPGADAFAAALADVCRNLAQLVVRDGEGARKFITIRVSGASSDDSARRVGLSIANSPLVKTAIAGEDANWGRVVMAVGKAGQPADRDRLSIAFGGVWTARNGVPVEDYDEAPVAAHLTGEEIDIAVDLGIGAGRACVWTCDLTHGYIAINADYRS, from the coding sequence ATGCAGATCGATCGTTCACCCCTCGCCCGTCCCTTCCCCGCCATGCCAATGATTGCGGGTGTAAGCCTGCGCGTCGCGCGGGCGCGCTACAAGACATGGGATCGCTGTGATCTGACCTTTGCCGAACTCGCCGAGGGTACGGCAGCAGCGGGCGTGTTTACCAAGAGCGCCTGTGCGTCGTCTGAAGTGGAACTCGGCCGCGAGGCACTCAAACTTGGCCGTGCGCGGGCGCTGGTCGTCAATGCGGGCAACTCCAACGCCTTCACCGGTTGGCGCGGGCGCGCTGCAGTGGAAGCGATCCGGGCGCAAGTTTCTGGTGCGCTGGGCTGCGGCCTTGACGAGGTGTTCGTCTCATCGACCGGCGTGATCGGTGTGCCACTGCCCATCGACAAGGCTGAGGCCGGGATCGCCGCCGCGCTCGCCGCCGAACCTTGCGGATGGGAGGAAGCCGCCAATGCGATCGGCACCACCGACACCTTCGCGAAAGGGGCTGGCGCAAGCGCAATGGTGGGGGGCCAGCGTGTCGAATTTGCCGGGATCATCAAGGGAAGCGGCATGATCGCCCCAGACATGGCGACCATGCTCGGCTACATCTTTACCGATGCCGACATTGCGCCTGCCTTCCTGCAAGAGGCGCTCGAATGCGCCAATGCCGCAACATTCAGCTGCATTACAGTCGATGGCGATACGTCGACCAGCGACACAGTTTTGGTCTTCGCCACCGGCAAGGCAGGCAATGCCCGCATCGAAAGCTGGGACAGCCCTGGCGCGGATGCTTTCGCAGCGGCGCTCGCAGACGTGTGCCGCAACCTTGCGCAATTGGTGGTGCGCGACGGGGAAGGTGCACGCAAGTTCATCACCATCCGCGTTTCGGGCGCGTCCAGTGACGACAGCGCGCGCCGCGTGGGCCTCAGCATCGCCAACTCGCCTCTGGTCAAGACCGCCATCGCTGGCGAGGATGCCAATTGGGGCCGCGTGGTCATGGCGGTCGGCAAGGCAGGACAGCCAGCCGACCGCGACCGGCTCTCCATCGCCTTCGGGGGGGTATGGACTGCGCGAAACGGGGTGCCGGTCGAAGACTATGACGAAGCTCCCGTCGCCGCGCACCTGACGGGCGAGGAGATCGACATCGCGGTCGACCTCGGGATCGGGGCAGGCCGCGCTTGTGTTTGGACCTGCGATCTCACCCACGGCTACATCGCGATCAACGCGGATTACCGCTCATGA
- a CDS encoding nucleotidyltransferase family protein, with the protein MTKLASDTAMILAAGLGKRMRPLTASQPKPLVRVAGKALIDHALDRLADAGVGRAVVNVHYLADALEAHVLARKSPQVLVSDERAQLLETGGGMARALPLLPDPFFALNADNIWLDGPKSAFHDLSVRWNPDAMDALLLVVPHARAVNFQGPGDFHMDPLGRLSRRRDGRIAPFIYTGIQLVSHRLMRDAPEGPFSTNILWNRAMEEGRLFGISFTGLWFEVGTPQAIRPTEEALLGG; encoded by the coding sequence GTGACCAAGCTCGCTTCTGACACCGCCATGATCCTGGCAGCCGGTCTGGGCAAGCGGATGCGTCCGCTCACCGCCAGCCAGCCGAAACCTTTGGTTCGAGTGGCGGGCAAGGCTCTGATCGACCATGCTCTCGATCGCCTCGCAGACGCAGGGGTTGGCCGGGCGGTGGTGAATGTTCACTATCTCGCCGATGCCTTGGAGGCGCATGTGCTGGCCCGAAAGAGCCCGCAAGTGCTCGTATCGGACGAGCGGGCGCAATTGCTTGAAACCGGCGGCGGGATGGCCAGGGCATTGCCGCTGCTGCCCGACCCTTTTTTCGCGCTCAACGCCGACAATATCTGGCTCGATGGCCCCAAGAGCGCATTCCATGATCTTTCAGTGCGCTGGAATCCCGATGCGATGGACGCGCTGCTGCTGGTGGTGCCACATGCGCGGGCCGTGAATTTTCAGGGGCCGGGGGATTTCCACATGGATCCGCTGGGTCGCCTCTCTCGCCGCCGTGATGGGCGGATAGCGCCCTTCATTTACACCGGCATCCAGCTCGTATCGCACCGCCTCATGCGCGATGCGCCCGAGGGACCGTTCTCCACCAATATCCTCTGGAACAGGGCGATGGAGGAGGGGCGTCTGTTCGGAATCAGTTTTACAGGTCTGTGGTTCGAAGTCGGCACGCCGCAGGCGATCCGTCCGACCGAGGAAGCGCTGCTGGGTGGCTGA
- the trxA gene encoding thioredoxin: MATVNVTDASFKADVLESDTPVLVDFWADWCGPCKMIAPALEEISDELAGQVKIAKVDIMENTDIATQMGVQSIPLMVLFKDGKPVAQKLGAAPKGALKAWLEGEL, translated from the coding sequence ATGGCGACCGTCAACGTGACTGATGCAAGCTTCAAGGCCGACGTGCTGGAGAGTGATACTCCCGTATTGGTGGATTTCTGGGCTGATTGGTGCGGGCCGTGCAAGATGATCGCCCCGGCACTGGAGGAAATCAGCGATGAATTGGCCGGGCAAGTGAAGATTGCCAAGGTCGACATCATGGAGAACACCGACATCGCCACGCAGATGGGGGTGCAGTCGATCCCGCTGATGGTGCTGTTCAAGGATGGCAAGCCCGTCGCACAAAAGCTGGGTGCAGCGCCAAAGGGCGCGCTCAAGGCATGGCTTGAAGGCGAGCTTTAA
- the addA gene encoding double-strand break repair helicase AddA, whose amino-acid sequence MSGGNGLVFPLQDNQLTAAEPEENVWLSASAGTGKTQVLSARVLRLLLREDVSPSQILCLTFTKAGAAEMANRINAVLARWVRLPGAVLARELGYLGADIGPATQERARSLFANVLDCPGGGLRIDTIHAFAQFLIGNFPEEAGLAPGTRVLDDRSRELLAREVLTDMVEEAEAAQDERVLGGIHMFITRKDPGALHAWLMRAAGAQELWEGPDGWQPPMDMRVRQMLGMPADADEAWADEPLHPDIFPDDHVMAMIPPLEAWGTATADKCLAFMRDWLALDGSARVAAVAGFRGTLLKADGTPSLNLKKPRESDPDFADNQEMVAEALRVHDDRRALLACAGIVTSALEIGRAFAVRWEARKAREGLLDFGDLIRKAAALLGQSDAADWIRYKLDRHFDHILIDEAQDTNQSQWDIVEALIDDFFTGEGARGDKLRTIFTVGDYKQAIFGFQGTSPENFARAKERIHARIRAAQDGIRASRTNRGIPGWKDLDLGRSFRTANIVLGFVNRMMEVLGFAAFGLDKAPPEHEGAERPGLVTLWPPVVPEKGEITEEDEDEQDNARDWLPRHDTLLAERIAEQVRRWVSGEEPFVLEKGGRRHAQAGDVMVLVRQRKELAAQIVAKLYARGVPVAGIDRLRLGTPLAVKDVLAALRFAAQPQDDLSLANLLASPLLGWTQEDILEHVPRAEKQRLWDHLRREDAPPLVAQTAERLRDLLRRADYQTPQALIAWLLTGPWQGRAQLVARLGAEANDPLDELLNAAFAYEAEHWPSLAGFLTWFDSGTSELKRDSDSAGGRVRVMTVHGSKGLQAPIVILADATGAPGDAGDLALEDEVLGLASGRKRLVPLPQLGKDEKRGRIAEAEQAKQIAALQEHWRLLYVALTRAEEALFIGGSLNKNEAKKGLPHEDSWHARLAPLFEDEPLEDPVWGWRKEWGERAAPLTLDGDAGEVPAAPLELPGWAVTPIGPEPRPPRPLAPSSVGEDKGAEPPLPPEAARDSARRGSLIHALLERLPDVPSAERREAALRWLKRQAGDLDDTLRTEMLDAAIGVLDHPDFAAIFSERALAEVPLAATVDGVVVAGTADRLLVEDTHITVVDFKTTRRPPASLAEVPVATLGQMAAYVAALQAIYPGRDVRAGVLYTHAPVLFELMPATLAAHKHSLQAPQQSFLPPDIE is encoded by the coding sequence ATGAGCGGCGGGAACGGTCTGGTCTTCCCGTTGCAGGATAATCAGCTGACCGCTGCTGAGCCGGAGGAAAACGTCTGGCTTTCTGCCTCGGCTGGAACGGGCAAGACGCAGGTGCTCTCCGCCCGCGTGTTGCGCTTGTTGCTGCGCGAGGATGTCAGTCCGTCTCAAATCCTGTGTCTCACCTTTACCAAGGCGGGCGCGGCGGAAATGGCGAACCGCATCAACGCCGTGCTGGCACGTTGGGTGCGGCTGCCCGGGGCCGTGCTGGCAAGAGAGCTTGGCTACCTCGGCGCGGACATAGGCCCGGCGACCCAAGAACGCGCGCGCAGTCTTTTCGCCAACGTCCTCGATTGCCCCGGCGGCGGGCTAAGGATCGATACGATCCATGCCTTCGCCCAGTTCCTGATCGGCAATTTCCCCGAGGAGGCGGGGTTAGCCCCCGGCACGCGTGTGCTGGATGATCGCAGCCGCGAATTGCTCGCGCGCGAAGTGTTGACCGACATGGTCGAGGAAGCGGAGGCGGCGCAGGACGAACGCGTGCTGGGTGGCATCCACATGTTCATCACCCGCAAGGATCCTGGCGCGCTGCACGCATGGCTGATGCGCGCCGCCGGGGCGCAGGAGTTGTGGGAAGGGCCGGACGGCTGGCAGCCGCCGATGGACATGCGGGTGCGCCAGATGCTCGGGATGCCCGCGGATGCGGACGAGGCTTGGGCCGACGAGCCGCTGCACCCCGACATCTTTCCCGACGATCACGTCATGGCAATGATCCCTCCGCTTGAAGCATGGGGCACCGCTACCGCCGACAAGTGCCTCGCCTTCATGCGCGATTGGCTGGCCCTGGACGGATCGGCGCGGGTGGCTGCGGTGGCCGGTTTCCGCGGCACGCTGCTGAAGGCCGATGGCACGCCCAGCCTCAACCTGAAGAAGCCCCGCGAGAGCGATCCCGACTTTGCCGACAATCAGGAGATGGTGGCCGAAGCCCTGCGCGTTCATGACGACCGCCGCGCTCTGCTCGCCTGCGCCGGGATCGTCACCAGCGCGCTGGAGATCGGCCGCGCCTTTGCCGTCCGCTGGGAAGCGCGCAAGGCCCGCGAAGGCCTGCTCGATTTCGGCGATCTGATCCGCAAGGCTGCGGCGCTGCTTGGCCAGTCGGACGCTGCCGACTGGATCCGCTACAAGCTTGATCGCCACTTCGATCACATCCTGATCGACGAGGCGCAGGACACCAACCAAAGCCAGTGGGACATCGTCGAGGCGCTGATCGACGATTTCTTCACCGGCGAGGGCGCGCGCGGTGACAAGCTGCGCACGATCTTTACAGTGGGTGATTACAAGCAGGCGATCTTCGGCTTCCAGGGCACCAGCCCGGAAAACTTCGCCCGTGCCAAGGAACGCATCCACGCCCGCATCCGCGCCGCGCAGGACGGCATCCGCGCCAGCCGCACCAATCGCGGCATTCCCGGCTGGAAGGATCTTGATCTTGGGCGATCATTCCGCACCGCCAACATCGTGCTCGGCTTCGTCAACCGCATGATGGAGGTGCTGGGCTTTGCCGCATTCGGCCTAGACAAGGCGCCGCCAGAGCACGAGGGCGCGGAGCGGCCCGGGCTTGTCACCTTGTGGCCGCCCGTGGTGCCCGAAAAAGGGGAAATCACAGAAGAGGACGAGGACGAGCAGGATAACGCGCGCGACTGGCTGCCGCGCCACGATACGCTGCTGGCCGAAAGGATCGCCGAGCAGGTGCGCCGCTGGGTGAGCGGTGAAGAACCGTTCGTGCTCGAAAAGGGCGGACGCCGTCATGCGCAGGCGGGCGATGTCATGGTGCTGGTGCGTCAGCGCAAGGAGCTCGCCGCGCAAATCGTCGCCAAGCTCTATGCGCGAGGGGTGCCAGTTGCCGGCATCGACAGGCTGCGGTTGGGGACGCCGCTGGCGGTGAAGGATGTGCTCGCCGCCCTGCGCTTTGCCGCGCAGCCGCAGGACGATCTTTCGCTCGCGAACCTGCTTGCCTCGCCGCTGCTCGGGTGGACGCAGGAGGATATTCTCGAACACGTCCCGCGCGCGGAAAAGCAGCGCCTGTGGGATCACTTGCGCCGCGAGGACGCGCCGCCGCTGGTGGCACAGACCGCCGAACGGCTGCGCGATTTGCTGCGCCGCGCCGATTACCAGACCCCGCAAGCCCTGATCGCTTGGCTTCTCACTGGACCGTGGCAGGGGCGTGCGCAGCTGGTCGCGCGGTTGGGGGCGGAGGCCAATGACCCGCTCGACGAACTGCTTAACGCCGCCTTCGCCTACGAGGCCGAACACTGGCCGAGCCTGGCCGGCTTCCTGACGTGGTTCGATTCCGGAACAAGCGAACTCAAACGCGATTCCGACAGTGCCGGCGGGCGAGTAAGGGTTATGACGGTGCATGGTTCGAAGGGCTTGCAGGCGCCGATCGTGATCCTTGCCGATGCCACCGGCGCGCCGGGCGATGCAGGCGATCTCGCGCTGGAGGACGAGGTGCTTGGGCTGGCTTCTGGACGCAAGCGCCTCGTACCGCTTCCCCAGCTCGGTAAGGATGAGAAACGAGGACGGATTGCCGAAGCCGAGCAAGCCAAGCAGATTGCTGCGCTGCAGGAGCACTGGCGGTTGCTTTATGTCGCTTTGACCCGCGCCGAAGAAGCGTTGTTCATCGGTGGGTCGTTGAATAAGAACGAAGCGAAAAAGGGCTTGCCTCACGAGGATAGCTGGCACGCGCGCCTCGCGCCGTTGTTTGAAGATGAGCCGCTGGAAGACCCAGTATGGGGCTGGCGCAAGGAATGGGGAGAGCGTGCCGCGCCGCTCACGCTGGATGGCGACGCGGGGGAAGTCCCGGCAGCACCGCTCGAACTGCCGGGCTGGGCCGTGACGCCGATTGGCCCCGAACCGCGCCCTCCGCGCCCACTTGCGCCGTCTTCTGTCGGTGAGGACAAAGGGGCAGAGCCGCCGCTGCCGCCAGAGGCAGCGCGCGATTCTGCGCGGCGCGGCAGTCTGATCCATGCACTTCTAGAACGCCTGCCTGATGTCCCCTCGGCCGAACGCAGGGAAGCGGCGCTGCGCTGGCTGAAGCGGCAGGCGGGCGACCTCGACGACACATTGCGCACTGAGATGCTGGACGCGGCGATTGGCGTGCTCGATCACCCGGATTTCGCCGCCATCTTCTCGGAAAGGGCGCTCGCCGAAGTGCCTCTGGCCGCGACCGTCGATGGCGTGGTCGTGGCCGGCACCGCCGATCGGCTGCTTGTGGAGGACACCCATATCACTGTCGTAGATTTCAAGACCACCCGCCGACCGCCTGCCAGCCTCGCTGAGGTACCTGTTGCCACGCTTGGGCAAATGGCGGCCTATGTTGCCGCGCTCCAGGCGATCTATCCAGGGCGCGACGTGCGTGCCGGCGTGCTCTATACCCACGCGCCTGTATTGTTCGAGCTGATGCCGGCCACGCTTGCTGCGCACAAGCACAGCTTGCAGGCCCCGCAGCAATCATTCTTGCCGCCAGATATTGAGTGA